One window of the Triticum dicoccoides isolate Atlit2015 ecotype Zavitan chromosome 3B, WEW_v2.0, whole genome shotgun sequence genome contains the following:
- the LOC119276970 gene encoding inorganic pyrophosphatase 1-like, whose product MAGVVVVFDFDKTIIDVDSDNWVVDGLGATELFDRLLPTMPWNTLIDTVMGELHAQGRTLRDVADVLRAAPIDPQVVAAIRAAYSLGCDLRVLSDANRFFIETVLDHHGLRGCFSEINTNPSRVDADGRLRIAPHHDFHAAPHGCGLGTCPPNMCKGQVLDRIRASAAAADGARKRFIYLGDGRGDYCPSLRLAREDFMMPRKGYPVWDLICENPGLLQAEVHLWSDGKDMEETLLRLISRVLVEESQLLPLDCKLESLPVAVQDGMPMPLGVKN is encoded by the coding sequence ATggccggcgtggtggtggtgtTCGACTTCGACAAGACCATCATCGACGTCGACAGCGACAACTGGGTCGTCGACGGCCTCGGCGCCACCGAGCTCTTCGACCGCCTGCTGCCCACCATGCCGTGGAACACCCTCATCGACACCGTCATGGGGGAGCTGCACGCGCAGGGCAGGACCCTCCGcgacgtcgccgacgtgctccgagCCGCGCCCATCGACCCGCAGGTCGTCGCCGCCATCAGGGCCGCCTACAGCCTCGGCTGCGACCTCAGGGTCCTCAGCGACGCCAACCGCTTCTTCATCGAGACCGTCCTCGACCACCACGGCCTCCGGGGCTGCTTCTCCGAGATCAACACCAACCCCAGCCGCGTCGACGCCGACGGCCGCCTCCGCATCGCGCCGCACCACGACTTCCACGCCGCCCCGCACGGCTGCGGCCTCGGCACCTGCCCGCCCAACATGTGCAAGGGCCAGgtgctcgaccgcatccgcgcctccgccgccgcggcggACGGCGCCAGGAAGCGCTTCATCTACCTCGGCGACGGCCGCGGCGACTACTGCCCGTCGCTCCGGCTCGCCAGGGAGGACTTCATGATGCCGCGCAAGGGGTACCCCGTGTGGGACCTCATCTGCGAGAACCCCGGCCTGCTCCAGGCCGAGGTGCACCTGTGGAGTGACGGCAAGGACATGGAGGAGACGCTGCTGCGGCTCATCAGCCGGGTGCTCGTCGAGGAGAGCCAGCTGCTGCCGCTCGACTGCAAGCTCGAGTCGCTGCCGGTGGCCGTCCAGGACGGCATGCCCATGCCGCTCGGCGTCAAGAACTGA